From one Sphingomonas sp. BT-65 genomic stretch:
- a CDS encoding GDP-mannose 4,6-dehydratase yields MTRALICGVSGQDGAWLARLLLDKGYDVIGTSRDAEGNRFTNLQRLGILDRVARLSMVPEDFRSVLVAIDRVEPDEVYFLAGQSSVALSFEQPSETMNSIVLGTLNLLEACRLSHPSARLYHAGSSEVFGDCTHAPAREDTPFNPRSPYAIAKASAAWLVHNYREAYGLFACTGFLFNHESVLRPERFVTQKIVRAVHRIAAGSPETLQLGRLDVVRDWGWAPEYVEAMWMMLQRTEPDDYIVATGHSCSLESFVADAFASVGLVWRDHVAIDDQMIRPSDIMISAGDPSKAATELGWRARTRMPELIAKMIIEP; encoded by the coding sequence ATGACTCGTGCGTTGATTTGCGGCGTCAGCGGTCAGGACGGGGCGTGGCTCGCCCGGTTGTTGCTGGACAAAGGCTATGACGTAATTGGGACCTCGCGAGACGCCGAAGGCAACCGGTTCACCAATCTCCAACGGCTCGGCATCTTGGACCGTGTCGCTCGCCTGTCGATGGTACCGGAGGACTTCCGATCGGTGCTCGTGGCGATCGACCGGGTCGAACCCGACGAAGTCTATTTCCTGGCGGGCCAATCGTCGGTCGCGCTGTCGTTTGAACAGCCCAGCGAGACGATGAACAGCATCGTTCTAGGGACGCTCAATCTACTTGAGGCCTGCCGTCTGTCACATCCGAGTGCACGCCTCTATCACGCCGGATCGAGCGAGGTGTTCGGCGATTGCACTCACGCGCCCGCCCGCGAAGACACACCATTCAATCCGCGCAGTCCCTATGCGATCGCAAAGGCGTCTGCAGCATGGCTAGTACACAACTATCGCGAAGCATATGGCCTATTCGCCTGCACCGGTTTTTTATTCAACCATGAATCAGTGCTACGGCCCGAGCGGTTCGTAACCCAAAAAATCGTTCGTGCAGTGCACCGGATCGCGGCCGGCTCGCCGGAGACGCTCCAACTCGGACGCCTCGACGTTGTGCGCGACTGGGGCTGGGCACCCGAATATGTCGAAGCCATGTGGATGATGCTCCAGCGCACCGAACCTGACGACTACATCGTAGCAACCGGCCATTCCTGTTCGCTCGAATCGTTCGTCGCCGATGCCTTCGCCAGTGTAGGCTTGGTCTGGCGCGACCACGTCGCAATCGACGACCAGATGATCCGGCCCAGTGACATCATGATCAGCGCGGGCGACCCGAGCAAGGCGGCGACCGAATTGGGCTGGCGCGCGCGCACCCGGATGCCCGAACTCATCGCCAAGATGATCATCGAGCCCTAA
- a CDS encoding lipopolysaccharide biosynthesis protein → MMTAPADGTAGEALMRAAERRRRVLLSITSNVGARVASFAVILVASRFALADIGTERFGIWMTIASLLSVLNLLDFGIGNGLVVPVAGRVGRNDVAGLQRIVTLGLLTTLVIGAIAALLLVAAALYADWRWLFKSASSGALVEAGQALLVFATLLGLSLPLQTVHRILAGMQRAYLSHFLSLGCSTLSLIVLFATQSQKFDLVGYILLTLGIAQLPGLIALGFLAREGLIRPAALRCGAGGDFRLMFSAGGLFLALQFGALIGWGSDQILVSALSGPADAAVYAVGARIFMLVSIPFYIINAPLWAAYAEALDRGDREYARRTLRISLLATLGGATMFGLAMVLASPVLWQLFSGGALRYDRVLIWGLAIWTAIDCAANALAMFLNGAHLLKEQLWTVVVFVLLSIPLKAWVIVNISFSMIPFVTAVIYLGTLAIVYAFTLRRSIARVLSVPA, encoded by the coding sequence ATGATGACCGCGCCGGCGGATGGCACAGCAGGCGAGGCATTGATGCGAGCGGCCGAACGCCGACGCCGCGTGCTCTTGTCGATCACGAGCAATGTTGGGGCGCGCGTCGCCTCGTTTGCGGTCATCCTCGTCGCTTCACGTTTTGCATTGGCCGACATCGGAACGGAGCGCTTTGGTATCTGGATGACAATCGCGAGTCTGCTGTCGGTCCTCAATCTGCTTGATTTCGGCATCGGCAATGGGCTGGTCGTTCCTGTCGCTGGCCGGGTCGGACGCAACGACGTCGCCGGTCTGCAGCGGATCGTCACGCTCGGGCTGCTCACCACGCTCGTGATCGGCGCCATCGCGGCGCTGTTACTGGTGGCCGCGGCACTTTATGCAGATTGGCGGTGGCTGTTCAAAAGCGCCAGTTCGGGCGCTTTGGTCGAAGCGGGGCAGGCGCTACTCGTCTTCGCGACGTTGCTCGGCCTGTCGCTGCCGCTCCAGACAGTGCACCGCATCCTGGCAGGAATGCAACGCGCATATCTTTCTCATTTCCTTTCGCTGGGTTGCTCGACGCTGTCGCTCATCGTCCTGTTCGCCACCCAGTCCCAGAAATTTGACCTCGTCGGCTATATCCTGCTCACGCTCGGCATCGCCCAGCTTCCCGGCCTCATTGCACTTGGATTTCTCGCGCGCGAAGGATTGATCCGTCCAGCGGCGCTCAGATGCGGTGCTGGCGGCGACTTCCGGCTGATGTTCTCGGCAGGCGGGTTGTTCCTCGCGCTTCAATTCGGTGCCTTGATCGGTTGGGGAAGCGACCAGATCCTCGTTTCCGCGCTCAGCGGCCCCGCCGACGCGGCGGTCTATGCGGTGGGAGCGCGGATCTTCATGCTGGTCTCGATTCCCTTCTATATCATCAATGCCCCTTTGTGGGCCGCCTATGCCGAAGCGCTGGATCGCGGCGATCGCGAATATGCGCGGCGGACGCTGCGCATATCGTTGCTGGCAACGCTAGGCGGCGCGACCATGTTTGGACTTGCGATGGTGCTGGCAAGTCCCGTTCTGTGGCAATTGTTTAGCGGTGGAGCGCTTCGTTACGATCGCGTCCTGATTTGGGGGCTCGCAATCTGGACTGCCATCGATTGCGCGGCCAACGCGCTGGCGATGTTCCTGAACGGTGCCCATCTGCTGAAAGAGCAGCTCTGGACGGTGGTCGTCTTCGTGCTTTTGTCGATTCCGCTCAAGGCGTGGGTGATCGTCAATATAAGCTTTTCGATGATCCCGTTTGTAACCGCCGTCATCTATCTCGGCACGCTGGCGATCGTTTACGCATTCACGCTTCGGCGCAGTATCGCGCGAGTCCTGTCAGTGCCGGCGTAG
- a CDS encoding serine O-acetyltransferase, translating into MVHGPDVTPPRGWRLWLGLASPRFVPILNCRLAYFFYIRRLVVIAKLFSTANFFLYGLEIAIRCPIGPGLFLPHTQGTVIGAARIGANVTIYQGVTLGAREVDFAYGQDTRPIVEDGVIIGSGAKVIGGVTLGHGARIGANSVVLASVPAETLVIGIPARDTALTVKDGHANT; encoded by the coding sequence GTTGGCGCCTGTGGCTCGGCTTGGCGTCGCCGCGGTTCGTGCCGATCTTGAACTGCCGACTCGCCTATTTTTTCTATATCCGGCGTTTGGTGGTGATCGCAAAGCTGTTCTCGACGGCGAACTTTTTTCTTTATGGGCTTGAGATCGCGATCCGCTGTCCGATCGGCCCTGGACTATTCCTACCGCATACACAGGGAACCGTGATCGGTGCCGCGAGGATCGGGGCGAACGTGACGATCTATCAAGGCGTTACGCTCGGGGCACGTGAAGTTGATTTTGCCTATGGTCAGGATACACGTCCGATCGTCGAGGACGGCGTCATCATTGGTTCAGGCGCAAAGGTGATCGGTGGCGTGACGCTGGGACATGGTGCGCGGATTGGCGCCAATTCAGTAGTGCTCGCTTCGGTACCCGCCGAGACGCTGGTGATCGGCATTCCCGCGCGTGACACGGCGCTGACCGTTAAGGATGGTCATGCCAATACTTAA